The Podospora pseudocomata strain CBS 415.72m chromosome 3, whole genome shotgun sequence genome window below encodes:
- the AAT1 gene encoding aspartate transaminase aat1 (COG:E; EggNog:ENOG503NU8Q), with amino-acid sequence MTFHRPFLVSRKLSRPTLSTRRSTSGVGAYRDDAGKPYVLPSVRQAEEKVIASRLNKEYAGITGVPEFTKAAAVLAYGKDSPALDRVAITQSISGTGALRIGGAFLARFFPGAKTIYIPQPSWANHAAVFKDSGLAVEKYAYYNKETIGLDFEGMIADINKAPNGSIFLFHACAHNPTGVDPTPEQWKEIEAAVKAKGHYSFFDMAYQGFASGDIHKDAFAVRHFVAQGHNVALSQSFAKNMGLYGERIGAFSIVCESAEEKKRVDSQIKILVRPMYSNPPIHGARIAAEILNTPALYDQWLVEVKEMADRIITMRALLKENLEKLGSKHDWSHITSQIGMFAYTGLSPEQMDALAKEHSVYATRDGRISVAGITTGNVGRLAEAIFKVTG; translated from the coding sequence gGTGTCGGCGCTTACCGCGATGACGCTGGAAAGCCCTATGTCCTGCCCTCTGTCCGtcaggctgaggagaaggtgatTGCCTCGCGCCTCAACAAGGAGTACGCTGGCATCACCGGTGTCCCCGAGTTCACCAAGGCCGCTGCCGTTCTCGCCTATGGCAAGGACTCCCCGGCCCTCGACCGTGTCGCCATCACCCAGTCCATCTCTGGTACTGGCGCCCTCCGCATTGGCGGCGCTTTCCTCGCCAGGTTCTTCCCCGGCGCAAAGACCATCTACATTCCCCAGCCCTCGTGGGCCAACCACGCCGCCGTCTTCAAGGATTCCGGCCTCGCCGTGGAGAAGTACGCCTACTACAACAAGGAGACCATCGGCCTCGACTTCGAGGGCATGATCGCCGACATCAACAAGGCCCCCAACggctccatcttcctcttccacgCCTGCGCCCACAACCCCACCGGTGTCGACCCTACCCCCGAGCAGTGGAAGGAGATCGAGGCGgccgtcaaggccaagggTCACTACTCCTTCTTCGACATGGCCTACCAGGGCTTTGCCTCGGGTGACATCCACAAGGATGCCTTTGCCGTCCGCCACTTTGTCGCCCAGGGTCACAACGTTGCTCTCTCCCAGTCGTTCGCCAAGAACATGGGTCTCTACGGCGAGCGCATCGGtgccttctccatcgtctGCGAGagcgccgaggagaagaagcgcgTCGACTCCCAGATCAAGATCCTTGTCCGCCCCATgtactccaacccccccatccacgGTGCCCGCATCGCCGCCGAgatcctcaacacccccgccCTCTACGACCAGTGGCTcgtcgaggtcaaggagatggccgatcgcatcatcaccatgcgTGCCCTCCTCAAGGAGAACCTCGAGAAGCTCGGCAGCAAGCACGACTGGAGCCACATCACCAGCCAGATTGGCATGTTTGCCTACACTGGCCTGTCGCCCGAGCAGATGGATGCGCTGGCCAAGGAGCACAGCGTCTACGCCACCCGCGACGGCAGAATCTCGGTTGctggcatcaccaccggcaacGTCGGGAGACTGGCCGAGGCCATCTTCAAGGTTACCGGTTGA
- a CDS encoding hypothetical protein (EggNog:ENOG503P48N) produces MIPPIDDLVLQQNPEFAALYTTLTTVILNPDASTRKDPKAKKRAAVRKELDTHRLKTAKHHLLINAISTAHPTTEQPPPPAQEKPSLLRHRSTRSRSESQPLKPSGPLPPPLPLAQPKPPPLPQSLLDLLLLLPPLLSPSSPIPPPQLPLLLSSPPFSLLPSHVPLLSSFLSQTLHTSALTLARLSQPNTNPSFLHRSIPSLPAFTLTQLETLHHKKYSLLRSRLSLAVSVSNLLDQQILILSKLIRSLEAKHGPISRWLEYSASERALVAQKQELEIKSVSRALKKEVYSPEVATALGNYSRHLRDAKSRLEERIKGLEGQLGEYHHQDASTEREKTRKMREMARVYADMGRQLDEVRKDLERLDTA; encoded by the exons ATGATACCCCCTATTGACGATCTGGTTCTGCAGCAAAATCCCGAATTTGCAGCTCTTtacaccaccctcacaacAGTCATCCTCAATCCCGATGCCTCCACACGAAAAGACCCCAAGGCCAAAAAGCGAGCTGCGGTGAGAAAG GAACTCGACACCCACCGGCTCAAAACAGCCAAacatcacctcctcatcaacgccatctccaccgcccacccaacaacagaacaaccaccccctccagcccaagaaaaaccatccctcctccgccaccgctcaacccgctcccgctccgaATCCCAACCCCTGAAACCATCCGGTCCCCTCccgccacccctccccctggcccaaccaaaaccccctcccctccctcagtccctcctcgacctcctcctcctcctacccCCCCTTTTgtcccccagctcccccatccctcccccccagctccccctcttgctatcctcccccccattctccctcctcccctcccacgtccccctcctctcctcgttCTTGTCTCAAACCCTCCACACCAGCGCCTTAACCCTCGCCCGCCTCTcccaaccaaacaccaacccctccttcctccaccgctccatcccttccctcccagccttcaccctcacccagctcgaaaccctccaccacaagaaatactccctcctccgctcccgcctctccctcgccgtctcggtcagcaacctcctcgatcagcaaatcctcatcctctccaagctgATCAGGTCCCTCGAGGCCAAACACGGTCCCATATCTCGATGGCTAGAATACTCGGCCTCCGAAAGGGCCCTCGTCGCGCAGAAGCAAGAGCTCGAGATCAAATCTGTCAGTCGGGCGCTCAAAAAAGAGGTTTACAGTCCAGAAGTGGCCACGGCGTTGGGGAATTACTCTCGACATCTGAGGGATGCCAAGTCGCGGCTAGAAGAGAGAATCAAGGGGCTGGAGGGGCAGCTGGGGGagtatcaccaccaagacgcAAGCACGGAAAGGGAAAAGACGAGGAAAATGAGGGAAATGGCGAGGGTGTATGCTGACATGGGGAGGCAGTTGGACGAGGTCAGAAAggatttggagaggttggataCTGCTTGA
- a CDS encoding hypothetical protein (EggNog:ENOG503P4V8; BUSCO:EOG09263ZBJ; COG:J): MGNRHRLPQPMHFGCSNFWSSTSSSPSPSSLLSSVACELGAHSVNCASCTNPTPANATAIVFPFFTPPNCPPWAAHHITMSALLPARTCLRAATNTTTTTGTFTLPIRSFSVTPSQLYNQNRPSGGPIPSPTGQAPHIPPYPLGPRLYYKQSNTGLYGHATIRYGNNVSEKNEIKTRRTWRPNVHRKRLFSLSLRTWVQTRLTTRVLRTIDKVGGLDEYLLGIKSNRIKELGPWGWRLRWRIMQTRAVKQRFAAERKQLGLVDGVLEKQVREENKRYKMEQKQIQFYTKKKLGVTGSEASTGQHVLPDGRVVDEAGREAYIKETDAILADTGSEQILELGEVEVAKDEGFMKEKPAPKKAPKKAKV, encoded by the coding sequence ATGGGCAACCGGCACCGGCTGCCACAACCCATGCATTTCGGCTGCTCGAATTTTTGGAGctcaacctcgtcgtcgccgtcgccgtcgtcgctGCTATCGTCAGTCGCCTGTGAGTTGGGTGCCCACTCCGTCAATTGCGCCTCGTGCACCAACCCGACCCCAGCCAATGCTACCGCGATAGTTTTTCCCTTTTTCACACCACCAAATTGCCCCCCGTGGGCAGCACACCACATCACAATGTcagccctcctcccagcGAGAACCTGCCTCCGCGCGGCGACaaacaccactaccaccaccggcacattcaccctccccatccgctccttctccgtcactccctcccaactctACAACCAAAACAGACCTTCCGGCGGCCCCATCCCCTCGCCCACCGGCCAAGCTCCCCATATCCCCCCCTACCCTCTCGGACCCCGCCTCTACTACAAGCAGTCCAACACCGGCCTCTACGGCCACGCCACCATCCGCTACGGCAACAACGTCTCCGAGAAGAACGAGATCAAGACCCGCCGAACATGGCGCCCCAACGTCCACCGCAAGCgcctcttttccctctccctccgcacCTGGGTCCAGACGAGGCTGACCACCCGGGTCCTCCGGACCATTGACAAGGTCGGCGGGCTGGATGAGTACCTCTTGGGGATCAAGTCCAACAGGATCAAGGAGCTGGGTCCGTGGGGCTGGAGGTTACGCTGGAGAATCATGCAGACCAGGGCTGTCAAGCAGAGGTTCGCCGCCGAGAGGAAAcagttggggttggtggacggggtgttggagaagcaggtgagggaggagaacaagaggTACAAAATGGAGCAGAAGCAGATTCAGTTTTataccaagaagaagctgggtGTGACGGGGTCGGAAGCGTCGACTGGGCAGCATGTGCTTCcggatgggagggtggtggatgaggcggGCAGGGAGGCGTATATCAAGGAGACGGATGCCATATTGGCGGACACAGGTAGTGAGCAGATTCTCGAACTGGGCGAGGTCGAGGTGGCCAAGGATGAGGGCTTCATGAAGGAGAAGCCTGCACCGAAGAAGGCCCCTAAGAAGGCGAAGGTGTAG